The following are encoded together in the Gopherus evgoodei ecotype Sinaloan lineage chromosome 17, rGopEvg1_v1.p, whole genome shotgun sequence genome:
- the P2RX1 gene encoding P2X purinoceptor 1 isoform X3 has product MGLKLREKVASFFFEYDTPRMVLVKNKKVGLVFRLIQLVVLGYIIGWVFLYEKGYQSQDGIISSVSVKLKGLTVTNISGIGPHIWDVADYVFPPQGDSSFVVMTNVIITRGQKQDICPELPDAGQCNNDSDCIQGKYSRQGQGIMTGKCVDFNSNNKTCEIFGWCPVEEDNQIPEPPLLLEAENFTLFIKNSITFPTFKVSRRNLVEGITTSYLKKCTYHKNKDPFCPVFELGYIVKESGQNFRALALQGGVVGITIDWDCDLDWPVTYCKPVYQFHGLYNDDNNVSSGFNFRYAKYYRDNGTDYRTLYKVFGIRFDILVNGKDSSAL; this is encoded by the exons ATGGGGCTCAAACTCAGGGAGAAAGTTGCTTCCTTCTTCTTTGAATATGACACCCCCCGAATGGTGCTGGTGAAAAACAAGAAAGTGGGACTCGTCTTCCGGCTGATTCAGCTTGTGGTCCTTGGATACATCATAGG GTGGGTTTTCCTCTATGAGAAGGGTTATCAGTCACAGGACGGCATCATCAGCTCGGTCTCGGTGAAGCTCAAAGGTTTAACCGTTACTAACATTAGTGGGATAGGCCCACACATCTGGGACGTGGCCGACTATGTTTTCCCACCTCAG GGGGACAGTTCATTTGTGGTAATGACAAACGTCATTATCACCCGCGGACAGAAGCAGGATATTTGCCCTGAG CTGCCAGATGCAGGACAATGCAATAATGACAGTGATTGTATCCAAGGGAAGTACAGTCGCCAGGGGCAAG GTATCATGACTGGGAAGTGTGTAGATTTCAACAGCAATAACAAGACTTGTGAGATTTTTGGCTGGTGCCCTGTAGAAGAGGACAATCAGATTCCTGA GCCCCCATTGCTCTTAGAAGCTGAAAATTTTACCTTATTTATTAAGAACAGCATCACCTTTCCCACGTTTAAAGTCTCCAG ACGCAACCTGGTGGAGGGCATTACCACAAGCTATCTGAAAAAATGCACCTACCACAAAAACAAAGATCCCTTTTGCCCTGTGTTTGAGCTGGGATACATTGTGAAGGAATCGGGACAAAATTTTCGTGCCCTGGCCCTTCAG GGTGGGGTTGTCGGTATCACCATAGACTGGGACTGTGACCTTGACTGGCCCGTGACATACTGTAAACCTGTTTACCAGTTTCACGGACTTTATAATGATGACAATAATGTTTCATCAGGCTTCAACTTCAG GTATGCCAAATACTACAGAGATAACGGAACTGACTACAGGACTTTGTACAAGGTGTTTGGAATTCGGTTCGATATCCTGGTGAATGGAAAG GATTCCTCTGCTTTATGA
- the P2RX1 gene encoding P2X purinoceptor 1 isoform X2 encodes MGLKLREKVASFFFEYDTPRMVLVKNKKVGLVFRLIQLVVLGYIIGWVFLYEKGYQSQDGIISSVSVKLKGLTVTNISGIGPHIWDVADYVFPPQGDSSFVVMTNVIITRGQKQDICPELPDAGQCNNDSDCIQGKYSRQGQGIMTGKCVDFNSNNKTCEIFGWCPVEEDNQIPERNLVEGITTSYLKKCTYHKNKDPFCPVFELGYIVKESGQNFRALALQGGVVGITIDWDCDLDWPVTYCKPVYQFHGLYNDDNNVSSGFNFRYAKYYRDNGTDYRTLYKVFGIRFDILVNGKAGKFNIIPTMTTIGSGIGIFGVASVVCDLLLLHFLPRRDYYKQRKFKYAEMRTPVSEKEEASPSSMSNLQNNVMGSQ; translated from the exons ATGGGGCTCAAACTCAGGGAGAAAGTTGCTTCCTTCTTCTTTGAATATGACACCCCCCGAATGGTGCTGGTGAAAAACAAGAAAGTGGGACTCGTCTTCCGGCTGATTCAGCTTGTGGTCCTTGGATACATCATAGG GTGGGTTTTCCTCTATGAGAAGGGTTATCAGTCACAGGACGGCATCATCAGCTCGGTCTCGGTGAAGCTCAAAGGTTTAACCGTTACTAACATTAGTGGGATAGGCCCACACATCTGGGACGTGGCCGACTATGTTTTCCCACCTCAG GGGGACAGTTCATTTGTGGTAATGACAAACGTCATTATCACCCGCGGACAGAAGCAGGATATTTGCCCTGAG CTGCCAGATGCAGGACAATGCAATAATGACAGTGATTGTATCCAAGGGAAGTACAGTCGCCAGGGGCAAG GTATCATGACTGGGAAGTGTGTAGATTTCAACAGCAATAACAAGACTTGTGAGATTTTTGGCTGGTGCCCTGTAGAAGAGGACAATCAGATTCCTGA ACGCAACCTGGTGGAGGGCATTACCACAAGCTATCTGAAAAAATGCACCTACCACAAAAACAAAGATCCCTTTTGCCCTGTGTTTGAGCTGGGATACATTGTGAAGGAATCGGGACAAAATTTTCGTGCCCTGGCCCTTCAG GGTGGGGTTGTCGGTATCACCATAGACTGGGACTGTGACCTTGACTGGCCCGTGACATACTGTAAACCTGTTTACCAGTTTCACGGACTTTATAATGATGACAATAATGTTTCATCAGGCTTCAACTTCAG GTATGCCAAATACTACAGAGATAACGGAACTGACTACAGGACTTTGTACAAGGTGTTTGGAATTCGGTTCGATATCCTGGTGAATGGAAAG GCAGGTAAATTTAACATCATCCCAACGATGACCACGATAGGTTCTGGAATTGGTATATTTGGAGTG GCATCTGTAGTGTGTGATCTGCTCCTGCTGCACTTTCTCCCACGACGAGATTATTACAAACAGAGGAAATTCAAATATGCGGAAATGAGGACTCCTGTGTCT GAAAAAGAAGAGGcttccccttcctccatgagcaatCTGCAGAACAATGTGATGGGCTCTCAGTGA
- the P2RX1 gene encoding P2X purinoceptor 1 isoform X1 translates to MGLKLREKVASFFFEYDTPRMVLVKNKKVGLVFRLIQLVVLGYIIGWVFLYEKGYQSQDGIISSVSVKLKGLTVTNISGIGPHIWDVADYVFPPQGDSSFVVMTNVIITRGQKQDICPELPDAGQCNNDSDCIQGKYSRQGQGIMTGKCVDFNSNNKTCEIFGWCPVEEDNQIPEPPLLLEAENFTLFIKNSITFPTFKVSRRNLVEGITTSYLKKCTYHKNKDPFCPVFELGYIVKESGQNFRALALQGGVVGITIDWDCDLDWPVTYCKPVYQFHGLYNDDNNVSSGFNFRYAKYYRDNGTDYRTLYKVFGIRFDILVNGKAGKFNIIPTMTTIGSGIGIFGVASVVCDLLLLHFLPRRDYYKQRKFKYAEMRTPVSEKEEASPSSMSNLQNNVMGSQ, encoded by the exons ATGGGGCTCAAACTCAGGGAGAAAGTTGCTTCCTTCTTCTTTGAATATGACACCCCCCGAATGGTGCTGGTGAAAAACAAGAAAGTGGGACTCGTCTTCCGGCTGATTCAGCTTGTGGTCCTTGGATACATCATAGG GTGGGTTTTCCTCTATGAGAAGGGTTATCAGTCACAGGACGGCATCATCAGCTCGGTCTCGGTGAAGCTCAAAGGTTTAACCGTTACTAACATTAGTGGGATAGGCCCACACATCTGGGACGTGGCCGACTATGTTTTCCCACCTCAG GGGGACAGTTCATTTGTGGTAATGACAAACGTCATTATCACCCGCGGACAGAAGCAGGATATTTGCCCTGAG CTGCCAGATGCAGGACAATGCAATAATGACAGTGATTGTATCCAAGGGAAGTACAGTCGCCAGGGGCAAG GTATCATGACTGGGAAGTGTGTAGATTTCAACAGCAATAACAAGACTTGTGAGATTTTTGGCTGGTGCCCTGTAGAAGAGGACAATCAGATTCCTGA GCCCCCATTGCTCTTAGAAGCTGAAAATTTTACCTTATTTATTAAGAACAGCATCACCTTTCCCACGTTTAAAGTCTCCAG ACGCAACCTGGTGGAGGGCATTACCACAAGCTATCTGAAAAAATGCACCTACCACAAAAACAAAGATCCCTTTTGCCCTGTGTTTGAGCTGGGATACATTGTGAAGGAATCGGGACAAAATTTTCGTGCCCTGGCCCTTCAG GGTGGGGTTGTCGGTATCACCATAGACTGGGACTGTGACCTTGACTGGCCCGTGACATACTGTAAACCTGTTTACCAGTTTCACGGACTTTATAATGATGACAATAATGTTTCATCAGGCTTCAACTTCAG GTATGCCAAATACTACAGAGATAACGGAACTGACTACAGGACTTTGTACAAGGTGTTTGGAATTCGGTTCGATATCCTGGTGAATGGAAAG GCAGGTAAATTTAACATCATCCCAACGATGACCACGATAGGTTCTGGAATTGGTATATTTGGAGTG GCATCTGTAGTGTGTGATCTGCTCCTGCTGCACTTTCTCCCACGACGAGATTATTACAAACAGAGGAAATTCAAATATGCGGAAATGAGGACTCCTGTGTCT GAAAAAGAAGAGGcttccccttcctccatgagcaatCTGCAGAACAATGTGATGGGCTCTCAGTGA